The following coding sequences are from one Granulicella sp. L56 window:
- a CDS encoding BON domain-containing protein — translation MSVLKSMKVAGLLGLSCVLLLGPVARGMAQEPVAATAGDNANDAQIQANLTKTLNNKRFKGVTATVQGGMVTLKGTVDVYSDKEDADKRAHRVKNVKGIQNLIEIGGPVVEDATLRNKLAEKLVYDRVGYGTTAFNALTIAVKDGVVSLGGTAYGPVDRDSAVSLVSNYPGVKDVVDNINVAPVSPMDDRIRLAEARAIYGAPQLNKYALDPAKPIRITVINGNVTLSGVVDSQSDKEIAGIRANGVGGVFKVVNDLQVAGAPAQSEK, via the coding sequence TGTCCGTATTGAAGAGCATGAAGGTTGCAGGACTCCTCGGGTTATCGTGTGTGCTATTGCTCGGCCCTGTCGCAAGAGGTATGGCGCAGGAGCCCGTCGCTGCCACCGCTGGAGACAACGCAAACGACGCGCAGATTCAGGCGAATCTGACCAAGACGTTGAACAACAAGCGGTTCAAAGGTGTAACCGCTACCGTACAGGGCGGCATGGTTACGCTGAAGGGAACGGTCGATGTCTACAGCGATAAGGAAGATGCGGACAAGCGTGCTCACCGCGTAAAAAATGTGAAGGGCATCCAGAACCTGATTGAGATCGGCGGTCCGGTCGTCGAGGACGCGACCCTTCGCAATAAGCTGGCAGAAAAGCTGGTTTACGACCGTGTAGGCTACGGTACGACGGCTTTCAATGCGCTTACGATTGCGGTGAAAGACGGTGTGGTGAGCCTTGGCGGCACGGCTTACGGGCCGGTGGACAGGGACTCGGCGGTCAGCCTCGTGTCGAATTATCCCGGCGTAAAGGACGTAGTCGACAATATCAACGTAGCGCCCGTATCCCCGATGGATGACCGCATTCGACTGGCTGAAGCCCGCGCCATCTATGGTGCACCGCAGTTGAACAAGTACGCACTCGATCCGGCGAAGCCGATTCGGATCACGGTTATCAATGGAAACGTAACCTTGTCGGGTGTCGTGGACAGCCAGTCGGACAAGGAGATTGCCGGTATTCGCGCAAACGGTGTCGGCGGAGTTTTCAAAGTCGTCAACGACTTGCAGGTGGCGGGCGCTCCGGCTCAGAGCGAAAAATAG